The Chryseobacterium geocarposphaerae genome window below encodes:
- the fsa gene encoding fructose-6-phosphate aldolase, which yields MKFFIDTANLDQIREAQDLGILDGVTTNPSLMAKEGISGKEAILQHYKDICEIVDGDISAEVLSTTYEEMIKEGEELAAIHPNIVVKVPIIKDGIKAIKYFSQKGIRTNCTLIFSAGQALLAAKAGATYVSPFLGRLDDVSTDGLHLIQEIRTIFDNYGYETEILAASVRHSMHIINCAKVGADVVTCPLPPILSLLKHPLTDSGLEQFIKDSQKMQ from the coding sequence ATGAAATTTTTTATTGACACTGCCAATCTTGATCAGATAAGAGAAGCTCAGGATCTGGGAATTCTTGATGGCGTTACCACCAATCCGTCCCTGATGGCAAAAGAAGGAATCAGCGGAAAAGAAGCTATTTTGCAGCATTACAAAGACATTTGTGAAATTGTAGACGGGGATATTTCGGCAGAAGTTCTCTCCACGACTTATGAAGAAATGATCAAAGAAGGCGAGGAATTGGCAGCCATCCATCCGAATATCGTGGTAAAAGTTCCCATCATCAAAGACGGAATCAAGGCAATCAAATATTTTTCCCAAAAAGGGATCCGTACCAATTGTACATTAATTTTCTCCGCAGGACAGGCACTTTTAGCGGCAAAAGCAGGAGCAACTTATGTTTCTCCATTTTTAGGAAGATTAGATGATGTTTCCACAGATGGTCTTCATTTAATCCAGGAAATCAGGACCATTTTCGATAATTATGGATATGAAACTGAGATTTTGGCAGCATCTGTTCGTCACTCGATGCACATCATCAACTGCGCAAAAGTTGGTGCCGATGTCGTAACTTGTCCTTTGCCTCCGATTTTGTCACTGCTGAAGCATCCTTTAACGGATTCTGGCTTGGAGCAGTTCATCAAAGATTCACAAAAAATGCAATAA
- a CDS encoding transposase → MTNTTSRADNWLYIATALYFVMNGAQLWETAIMVPAWTAGPPASLFFFKTAYGLDFKLFWIIVHSIHEIFLLLALFFNWRFKQRRNAMLFLLLIHIGLRVWTLQYFAPTLMSFMAMKVRPVVDPGLLKEAIAWKNFNYVRVGLYILVNIGYVYISKLKTDDGSKKMYHE, encoded by the coding sequence ATGACCAATACAACTTCACGAGCAGATAATTGGCTATATATCGCTACTGCACTTTATTTTGTAATGAACGGAGCGCAATTGTGGGAAACTGCAATTATGGTTCCTGCATGGACGGCGGGACCACCTGCATCCTTATTTTTCTTTAAGACCGCTTATGGCTTAGATTTCAAGCTTTTTTGGATAATAGTTCATTCTATTCATGAGATCTTTCTGCTATTAGCTCTTTTTTTTAATTGGCGTTTCAAACAGAGACGAAACGCTATGTTATTTTTATTGCTTATCCATATAGGTTTAAGAGTCTGGACTTTACAGTATTTCGCACCTACTTTGATGTCATTTATGGCCATGAAAGTCAGACCGGTTGTAGATCCCGGCTTATTGAAAGAAGCAATAGCTTGGAAAAACTTTAATTATGTACGTGTTGGGTTATATATATTGGTAAATATAGGTTATGTATATATTTCAAAACTTAAAACGGATGATGGATCTAAAAAAATGTATCATGAATAA
- a CDS encoding cation:proton antiporter has protein sequence MLWTVCVLCMTTLGLMFLLKKLNQPYLIAYIIAGILLGPHVLKLFTQPEEIEVVGEIGILLLMFFIGMEINIPNKKSLIIKPLLAQSIKIVLSLLFAYFIGKFLSLDDKSIVLIAMLFTFNSTAVVVEFLKKHGTIHTAFGIVILNILLLQDLLLAPALTVLKFWSGEKYNFFSFILPLAVCLAIFFIFRKIRHIREINFSYSFLENDHDLQVFSGLFICLGFGVLAEAIGMSAALGSFIAGVLVGKMKAFHWLEHSLLPFKVFFVSLFFVSIGLRMDIPYLISNYKLIVLGTIVVLISNSIMSAVFFRFLNFKWKDSLYGGALLSQTGEFGILALSIAYKTNIVEYELYKAGLGITCLSLLFSTIWISIGTIFKGHKNIINKDNVGAHFKHY, from the coding sequence ATGCTTTGGACAGTATGTGTTTTATGTATGACAACGTTGGGATTGATGTTTTTGCTGAAAAAGCTGAATCAGCCCTACCTTATTGCCTATATTATTGCGGGGATATTACTTGGTCCTCATGTATTGAAGCTTTTTACCCAGCCTGAAGAAATAGAAGTGGTTGGAGAAATAGGCATATTGCTGCTTATGTTCTTTATAGGGATGGAAATCAATATTCCTAATAAGAAAAGCTTAATTATTAAACCATTACTAGCACAAAGTATAAAAATAGTTTTAAGCTTACTTTTTGCCTATTTTATTGGAAAATTTCTTAGTCTTGATGATAAAAGTATTGTGCTCATTGCCATGCTTTTTACATTTAATAGTACTGCCGTTGTCGTTGAATTTTTAAAGAAGCACGGTACAATACATACGGCATTCGGAATTGTTATTTTGAATATTTTGCTGTTGCAGGATCTCCTTTTGGCGCCGGCTTTGACAGTTCTGAAATTTTGGAGTGGTGAAAAATATAATTTTTTTAGCTTTATATTACCCTTGGCTGTATGCTTAGCTATTTTCTTTATTTTCAGAAAGATCAGACATATCAGGGAAATTAATTTTTCATATTCTTTTTTAGAGAATGATCATGATTTACAGGTTTTTTCAGGGCTTTTTATTTGTCTCGGATTCGGGGTTTTAGCGGAAGCTATCGGTATGAGTGCCGCATTGGGAAGCTTTATTGCCGGTGTTTTGGTGGGAAAGATGAAAGCTTTTCACTGGCTTGAGCATTCTTTACTGCCTTTTAAGGTTTTCTTTGTTTCATTATTCTTTGTATCCATTGGTCTTCGTATGGATATTCCTTATCTTATATCCAATTATAAACTTATTGTTTTAGGTACGATAGTGGTACTGATCAGTAACAGTATTATGTCTGCTGTTTTTTTCAGGTTTTTAAACTTTAAATGGAAGGATAGTCTTTACGGGGGTGCATTACTTTCGCAAACGGGAGAGTTTGGGATTCTTGCCTTATCTATTGCTTATAAAACAAATATTGTTGAATACGAGCTTTATAAAGCCGGACTGGGAATTACCTGTTTATCTCTGCTTTTTTCCACTATATGGATCAGTATCGGAACAATTTTTAAAGGGCATAAGAACATTATTAATAAAGATAATGTTGGCGCACATTTTAAGCATTATTAG
- a CDS encoding UDP-glucose--hexose-1-phosphate uridylyltransferase, producing MNTLEMKSSFNQKNHPHRRYNPLLDEWILVSPQRANRPWQGQTEKTLQEQLPAHDPNCYLCSGNVRVNGERNPDYKGVYVFDNDFGSLMKDDVEFSEETSDFFLLKPERGINRVICFSENHSLTLPEMEVGDIKKVVDVWQKQYEELGNLDYINHVQIFENKGQVMGCSNPHPHGQIWAQSSIPSIVSKAQENLKKYFDKNGTSLLEDYVKKELEINERIILENEDFVALVPFWAVWPYETMVVSKRKIENLIEFSEEEKHSLASIIKDVTTKYDNLFEISFPYSAGIHQSPTDGKPYPEWHFHMHFYPPLLRSAEVKKFMVGYEMLAEAQRDITPEQSAEILKRLPIIHYKNR from the coding sequence ATGAATACCTTAGAAATGAAATCGTCATTTAATCAAAAAAATCATCCTCACAGAAGATATAATCCGCTTTTGGATGAGTGGATTCTGGTTTCTCCGCAACGGGCGAATCGACCTTGGCAGGGACAGACCGAAAAAACTTTACAGGAACAGCTTCCAGCTCACGACCCGAATTGTTATTTGTGTTCAGGAAATGTTCGTGTTAATGGCGAAAGAAATCCAGATTACAAAGGTGTCTATGTTTTTGATAATGATTTCGGTTCTCTGATGAAAGATGATGTTGAATTTTCTGAGGAGACTTCAGATTTCTTTTTATTAAAGCCTGAACGAGGGATCAACCGTGTTATTTGCTTTTCAGAAAATCACAGTCTTACGTTGCCTGAAATGGAAGTTGGTGACATTAAAAAAGTTGTTGATGTATGGCAGAAACAATATGAAGAGTTAGGAAATCTGGATTATATCAATCACGTTCAGATTTTTGAGAATAAAGGTCAGGTGATGGGATGCAGTAATCCGCATCCGCACGGTCAGATCTGGGCGCAATCTTCAATTCCATCTATTGTGTCGAAAGCACAGGAAAATCTTAAAAAATATTTTGACAAAAACGGAACTTCACTCTTGGAAGATTACGTAAAAAAAGAGTTGGAAATTAATGAAAGAATTATTCTTGAAAATGAGGATTTTGTTGCATTAGTTCCTTTCTGGGCAGTCTGGCCTTACGAAACGATGGTCGTGAGCAAAAGAAAGATTGAAAATCTGATTGAGTTTTCTGAAGAAGAAAAGCATTCTTTGGCATCAATAATAAAAGATGTAACCACGAAATACGACAATCTTTTTGAAATTTCATTTCCGTATTCAGCCGGAATTCATCAGTCGCCAACCGATGGAAAACCTTATCCGGAGTGGCATTTTCATATGCATTTTTATCCGCCATTGCTGAGAAGTGCGGAAGTGAAAAAGTTTATGGTTGGCTATGAAATGCTTGCTGAAGCTCAACGTGATATTACGCCGGAGCAAAGTGCAGAGATTTTGAAACGTCTTCCTATAATTCATTATAAAAACAGATAA
- the galK gene encoding galactokinase gives MQEKLINYTKEAFQTAFSSDAERIFLAPGRINIIGEHVDYSDGFVLPAAIDKHICFAVKKTDDSTISFFAKDFNDSFSFDVNEKQFPVSQTWVNYLLGVFNVIQESGKEVGGLQIAFSSTIPMGSGLSSSAALECGFAYILNEIFDLHLNKKEIAVIGQKSEHTFVGVKCGIMDQFSSVFGKEHKVIMLDCNSLEHQYFEANIDGYSLVLFDSCVKHTHLTSGYNDRRRDVDNGKKILSEKFPEVQKFRDFSFEMLDEVRGEMGETSYKRCFYLLKEIKRVERAAKALSGGDVEYLGQLLNETHSGLSTEFEVSCDELDFMVEETLKEEGVLGARIMGGGFGGCSINLIKDENVDEVIDHISAQYKQAYNIEMKVYRVKISDGINEYLRNEIVI, from the coding sequence ATGCAGGAGAAATTAATCAATTATACCAAAGAGGCTTTTCAAACAGCTTTTAGCTCAGACGCGGAACGGATTTTCCTCGCTCCGGGAAGAATCAATATCATCGGAGAACACGTCGATTACAGCGATGGTTTTGTGCTTCCGGCTGCCATTGATAAGCACATTTGCTTTGCCGTAAAAAAAACGGATGATTCTACAATTTCTTTTTTTGCCAAAGATTTCAATGATTCTTTCAGTTTTGATGTTAATGAAAAACAGTTTCCGGTCTCGCAGACGTGGGTCAATTATTTGTTGGGCGTTTTTAATGTCATTCAGGAATCGGGAAAAGAAGTCGGAGGTTTGCAGATTGCTTTCAGTAGTACGATTCCGATGGGTTCAGGTCTGTCATCATCGGCAGCTTTGGAATGTGGTTTTGCTTATATTCTCAACGAAATTTTCGATTTACATTTAAACAAAAAAGAAATAGCAGTCATTGGTCAGAAATCCGAACATACTTTTGTAGGCGTAAAATGCGGAATTATGGACCAATTTTCGTCAGTCTTCGGAAAAGAGCATAAAGTGATTATGCTCGATTGCAACTCTTTGGAACATCAGTATTTTGAAGCCAATATTGATGGTTACAGTTTGGTTCTTTTTGACAGTTGCGTTAAACATACCCATCTTACTTCCGGTTACAACGATCGAAGGAGAGATGTTGACAACGGTAAAAAAATATTATCGGAAAAGTTTCCCGAAGTACAGAAATTCAGGGATTTCAGTTTTGAAATGCTGGATGAAGTAAGAGGAGAAATGGGCGAGACGTCATACAAAAGATGTTTTTACCTTTTGAAAGAAATAAAAAGGGTAGAGCGGGCCGCAAAAGCTTTATCAGGAGGTGATGTAGAATATCTTGGTCAACTTTTGAACGAAACCCATTCCGGACTTTCGACAGAATTTGAAGTAAGCTGTGATGAGCTCGACTTTATGGTTGAGGAAACTTTAAAGGAGGAAGGCGTTTTAGGAGCAAGAATTATGGGTGGCGGTTTTGGCGGCTGCAGTATTAACCTTATTAAAGATGAAAATGTTGATGAAGTTATTGACCATATCAGTGCTCAATATAAACAGGCTTACAACATCGAAATGAAAGTCTACAGAGTAAAAATATCGGACGGAATTAATGAATACCTTAGAAATGAAATCGTCATTTAA
- a CDS encoding MarR family winged helix-turn-helix transcriptional regulator, with protein MNSKKKTEQIEHLTTINNLTREFSTVTVLMHQAIAQKAGLVGTDHKYIDLLLQHGSMTAGQLAELSGITTGAVTAMIDRLEKSKLVKRERQTDDRRKVLVVLDQEEAFKRIGPAFMTMQEDLKQLYNDFTETELATVEKYLKAAIEFSNKQIRNLNEN; from the coding sequence ATGAACAGCAAAAAAAAAACAGAACAAATTGAGCATCTGACAACTATTAACAACCTGACCAGAGAATTCTCTACGGTTACAGTACTCATGCATCAGGCAATTGCACAAAAGGCCGGCCTTGTCGGTACAGATCATAAATATATAGACTTACTTCTTCAACACGGTTCTATGACTGCCGGACAGCTTGCTGAATTAAGTGGCATTACTACGGGAGCGGTAACCGCAATGATTGACAGACTTGAAAAAAGCAAATTGGTGAAACGTGAGCGTCAAACTGATGACAGAAGAAAAGTTTTAGTAGTCCTGGACCAAGAAGAAGCATTCAAACGTATCGGACCAGCTTTTATGACGATGCAGGAGGATCTTAAACAGCTGTATAATGACTTTACTGAAACGGAACTTGCAACGGTAGAGAAATACTTAAAAGCTGCTATTGAATTCTCCAATAAACAGATCCGGAACCTGAATGAAAATTAA
- a CDS encoding Hsp20/alpha crystallin family protein encodes MNLIKKNWSNMPGVPNLFDDFFNRELFNWGNNNYSSTSTTVPSVNIVENADTYQVQVAAPGMEKNDFEIKLDGQLLTISSSKQDSNESQDGNYTRREFSYQSFQRSFELPKDVVDQENIQAKYENGLLMLTIPKKEEAKQKPPRLIEIN; translated from the coding sequence ATGAATCTTATTAAGAAAAATTGGAGCAACATGCCAGGAGTTCCAAATCTTTTTGATGATTTTTTTAATCGTGAACTTTTTAATTGGGGGAACAATAATTATTCATCTACAAGCACTACTGTTCCTTCAGTCAATATTGTAGAAAATGCCGATACTTACCAGGTACAGGTAGCGGCTCCGGGTATGGAGAAGAATGATTTTGAAATTAAACTTGATGGACAGCTTCTGACTATTTCTTCCTCTAAACAAGATAGTAACGAAAGCCAGGATGGAAATTATACCCGACGGGAATTCAGTTATCAGTCATTTCAGAGAAGTTTTGAATTGCCAAAAGATGTTGTCGATCAGGAAAATATTCAAGCCAAATATGAAAATGGTTTATTGATGTTGACCATTCCTAAAAAGGAAGAGGCCAAACAAAAACCTCCAAGGTTAATTGAAATAAATTAA
- a CDS encoding transketolase translates to MHDIQKLKNIASQVRRDIVRMVHACQSGHPGGSLGCTDFLVALYFDAMKRKEGFDMTGKGEDVFYLSNGHISPVFYSVLAHAGYFDKSELATFRKLNSRLQGHPTTHEHLPGVRIASGSLGQGLSVAVGHAVGKKLDKDPNLVFSLHGDGELQEGQNWEAIMYASHNRVDNLIATVDYNGQQIDGPTSKVLSLGNLKTKFEAFDWKVLEVENGNDMEEILKVLDEAKSLTGKGQPICILLKTEMGCGVDYMMGTHAWHGKAPNDEQLQKALDQLEETLGDY, encoded by the coding sequence ATGCACGATATTCAAAAATTAAAAAATATTGCTTCGCAGGTGCGCAGAGATATTGTAAGAATGGTTCACGCCTGCCAGTCGGGCCATCCGGGCGGTTCATTAGGATGTACAGATTTTCTCGTAGCTCTTTATTTTGATGCGATGAAGAGAAAAGAGGGATTTGATATGACAGGAAAAGGTGAAGATGTCTTTTATCTTTCCAACGGCCATATTTCTCCTGTCTTTTACAGTGTTTTGGCGCACGCAGGCTATTTCGACAAATCTGAGCTGGCAACTTTCAGAAAACTGAATTCCAGATTGCAGGGACATCCGACAACGCACGAGCATCTTCCCGGAGTTCGTATTGCTTCCGGTTCGCTTGGACAGGGATTGTCTGTGGCAGTCGGTCACGCAGTTGGAAAGAAATTAGATAAAGACCCGAATCTTGTTTTCAGTCTTCACGGTGATGGTGAATTGCAGGAAGGCCAAAACTGGGAAGCGATTATGTATGCCTCTCACAACAGAGTTGACAATCTCATCGCCACCGTAGATTATAACGGACAGCAAATTGACGGTCCAACTTCCAAAGTTCTTTCTCTCGGAAATCTTAAAACTAAGTTTGAAGCCTTTGACTGGAAAGTTCTTGAGGTAGAAAACGGAAATGATATGGAAGAAATTCTGAAAGTTCTGGACGAAGCCAAATCTTTGACCGGGAAAGGTCAGCCGATTTGTATTCTTCTGAAAACAGAAATGGGTTGCGGTGTCGATTATATGATGGGAACTCACGCGTGGCACGGAAAAGCACCGAATGACGAACAATTACAAAAAGCTTTAGATCAACTCGAAGAAACTTTAGGCGATTATTAA
- a CDS encoding transketolase family protein → MKKYTYTEKKDTRSGFGAGMAELADKNPNVVGLCADLIGSLKFEKFIEKAPERFFQIGIAEANMIGMAAGLATEDKIPFTGTFANFSTGRVYDQIRQSVAYSGKNVKICASHAGLTLGEDGATHQILEDIGLMKMLPGMTVINTCDYNQTKAATIAIADYEGPVYLRFGRPVIPVFTDENQTFEIGKAWMVNEGKDVTIVATGHLVWEAIKAGEILEEQGIDAEIINIHTIKPLDAEAILNSVKKTGCVVTAEEHNRLGGLGDSVAQLLITEYLAPQEYVAVNDSFGESGTPDQLMEKYGLTANDIVAAVKKVMSRKSENL, encoded by the coding sequence ATGAAAAAATATACCTACACAGAAAAAAAAGACACCCGAAGCGGTTTTGGAGCAGGAATGGCAGAATTGGCCGATAAAAATCCCAACGTTGTCGGACTTTGTGCGGATCTTATCGGTTCCTTAAAATTTGAAAAATTCATCGAAAAAGCACCGGAAAGATTTTTCCAAATCGGAATTGCAGAAGCCAATATGATTGGAATGGCAGCAGGTCTGGCAACGGAAGACAAAATTCCGTTTACCGGAACTTTCGCTAACTTTTCTACTGGAAGAGTGTACGATCAGATTCGTCAGTCGGTGGCTTACTCAGGGAAGAATGTGAAAATTTGTGCTTCTCACGCGGGTTTAACTTTAGGTGAAGATGGTGCAACACATCAAATTCTTGAAGATATTGGATTGATGAAAATGCTTCCCGGAATGACTGTCATCAACACCTGTGATTACAACCAGACGAAAGCGGCAACCATTGCCATTGCAGATTACGAAGGTCCGGTTTATCTACGTTTTGGACGTCCCGTGATTCCTGTTTTTACTGATGAAAATCAAACATTCGAAATCGGAAAAGCGTGGATGGTAAATGAAGGAAAAGATGTTACGATCGTTGCAACAGGGCATTTGGTTTGGGAAGCCATTAAAGCCGGAGAAATTCTGGAAGAACAGGGCATCGATGCGGAAATTATTAATATTCATACCATTAAACCTTTAGATGCTGAAGCAATTCTTAATTCCGTTAAAAAGACGGGCTGTGTAGTAACTGCGGAAGAACACAATAGACTAGGCGGATTGGGCGACAGCGTTGCACAGCTTCTGATTACAGAATATCTTGCACCTCAGGAATATGTTGCCGTAAACGACAGTTTCGGGGAAAGCGGAACTCCTGATCAACTGATGGAAAAATACGGATTAACTGCGAATGATATCGTGGCAGCGGTGAAAAAAGTGATGAGCAGAAAATCAGAAAACCTGTAA
- the lpdA gene encoding dihydrolipoyl dehydrogenase — MEEFDITIIGSGPGGYVAAIKSAQLGYKTAIVEKYSTLGGTCTNVGCIPTKALLDSTHHYADAVKTFQNHGIEFSDIRLNFEQVFKRKSEVVTKNTQGLDFLMRKNKIKVLQGSGSFLNNESLKISHADQTETVIKSKKFIIATGSKPATIPGVTIDKKRIITSTEALAMNKKPESIVIIGGGVIGVEMASIFNRIGTKVTILEYADNLIANMDQELGSTLAKILTKEGVEIKLQEAVYKAENYGDKAKVYFKNKQGLEQELTADYILVAVGRKPYVIGLGLENTNVELNANGTIKVDDLLQTTASNIFAIGDVIGGAMLAHKAEEEAVFVVERIHGQKSHIDYDRIPSVVYTWPEVASIGATEEALKKRGLEYNVGKFPFAVNARARAGMETDGFVKVLSDPKYGELLGVHIIGARAADLIAQAVTGLEFEITAKDMASICYAHPTYSEVLKEAYTIASGEPSVNI, encoded by the coding sequence ATGGAAGAATTTGATATTACCATTATCGGATCAGGTCCGGGAGGATACGTGGCAGCAATAAAAAGTGCTCAACTGGGATATAAAACGGCTATAGTCGAAAAATACAGTACCTTGGGCGGCACCTGTACCAACGTAGGATGTATCCCTACCAAAGCACTATTGGACAGTACTCATCATTATGCAGATGCTGTAAAAACTTTTCAAAATCATGGTATAGAATTTTCAGATATCCGGCTCAATTTTGAACAGGTCTTCAAGCGCAAATCTGAAGTGGTAACTAAAAATACACAAGGCCTGGATTTTTTGATGAGAAAGAATAAGATTAAAGTTTTACAAGGCTCCGGTTCCTTTCTTAACAATGAATCTTTAAAAATCTCACATGCTGATCAAACAGAAACCGTTATAAAATCAAAGAAGTTTATTATTGCTACAGGATCAAAACCAGCAACCATTCCGGGAGTTACCATCGATAAAAAAAGAATCATTACTTCTACAGAAGCGCTGGCTATGAACAAAAAACCTGAGAGTATTGTAATCATTGGCGGAGGTGTAATAGGTGTAGAAATGGCTTCAATTTTCAACAGGATCGGTACCAAGGTAACTATTTTGGAATATGCCGATAATCTGATTGCCAATATGGATCAGGAATTAGGGAGTACTCTGGCTAAAATTTTAACTAAAGAAGGTGTTGAAATAAAACTTCAGGAAGCCGTTTACAAAGCAGAGAACTATGGTGACAAAGCTAAAGTCTATTTTAAAAATAAACAAGGCCTCGAACAGGAGCTTACCGCCGATTATATTTTAGTTGCTGTCGGCAGAAAGCCGTATGTGATCGGTCTGGGCTTAGAAAACACCAATGTAGAATTAAATGCTAATGGTACGATCAAGGTGGACGACCTGCTCCAGACAACAGCCTCAAATATTTTTGCAATTGGTGATGTTATTGGCGGAGCTATGCTTGCCCACAAAGCAGAAGAAGAAGCTGTATTTGTTGTCGAAAGAATTCATGGACAAAAATCACATATTGACTATGACCGTATTCCGTCAGTAGTTTACACCTGGCCAGAAGTCGCTTCAATAGGAGCGACAGAAGAAGCATTAAAAAAGCGTGGATTAGAATATAATGTCGGTAAATTTCCGTTCGCAGTGAATGCCAGAGCCAGAGCAGGAATGGAAACGGATGGTTTTGTAAAAGTACTTTCTGATCCTAAATATGGAGAACTTTTAGGAGTGCATATAATAGGTGCAAGAGCTGCCGATTTAATAGCCCAAGCAGTTACCGGTTTGGAATTTGAAATTACGGCAAAAGATATGGCCTCAATCTGCTATGCCCATCCTACTTATTCGGAAGTACTAAAAGAGGCCTATACAATTGCTTCAGGTGAACCTTCGGTAAATATTTAA